In Bacillus cytotoxicus NVH 391-98, the following are encoded in one genomic region:
- the panE gene encoding 2-dehydropantoate 2-reductase — translation MNMKIGIVGPGAIGLLYAFYFKKSNQDVTLFTRTVEQAKQLEKTGVTCIQDEISETVFPKVLPVESVEKENWDYIFIAVKQYHVNHILPFLSKQRVVFLQNGMSHLQLIKELQCENIAVGIVEHGAKKENFHTVCHTGVGITKFGVVKGDVLQFEPIFECFASQRFSMQFEDDWKQMMYNKLIVNVCINPLTALFGVCNGELISNPFFYQSMKQVFQEVTFLIEKEKEEELWNMVCQVCQKTSCNTSSMLADIREKRKTEIEAIVGYVLDEAKARQKQVHILPFLYNAIRGLET, via the coding sequence ATAAATATGAAAATTGGAATTGTTGGCCCTGGAGCTATTGGTTTGTTATATGCGTTTTATTTTAAAAAAAGTAATCAAGATGTTACATTGTTTACAAGAACTGTTGAGCAAGCGAAACAATTAGAAAAAACAGGGGTAACTTGTATTCAGGATGAAATATCAGAAACGGTGTTTCCGAAAGTATTACCAGTAGAAAGCGTTGAAAAGGAGAACTGGGACTATATATTTATTGCTGTCAAGCAATATCATGTAAATCATATACTCCCTTTTCTAAGTAAGCAGCGAGTCGTATTTTTACAAAATGGGATGTCTCATCTTCAGCTTATAAAAGAATTACAGTGTGAAAATATAGCTGTAGGTATTGTCGAACATGGAGCCAAAAAAGAAAATTTTCATACGGTATGTCATACGGGAGTAGGAATCACAAAATTTGGTGTTGTTAAAGGTGATGTGCTTCAATTTGAACCGATATTTGAGTGTTTTGCTTCGCAACGTTTTTCTATGCAATTTGAAGATGACTGGAAACAGATGATGTACAATAAATTAATCGTAAATGTTTGTATTAATCCATTAACAGCTTTATTTGGAGTTTGTAATGGAGAGTTGATATCCAACCCTTTCTTTTATCAATCGATGAAGCAAGTATTTCAAGAAGTTACATTTCTTATTGAAAAAGAGAAAGAAGAAGAGTTATGGAATATGGTGTGTCAAGTGTGTCAAAAAACATCTTGTAATACTTCTTCTATGTTAGCTGATATACGAGAGAAGCGAAAAACAGAAATTGAAGCGATCGTTGGGTATGTTTTAGATGAAGCGAAAGCACGGCAGAAACAAGTACATATACTTCCATTCTTATACAATGCGATAAGAGGTTTAGAAACATAA